In a genomic window of Occallatibacter riparius:
- a CDS encoding 3-keto-disaccharide hydrolase has translation MTRNQVFSLVAVSALASFSASLVAQQPTQPKMKPEETEIWQPVPPVVTPAKDAGAAPSDAIVLFDGKNLDEWVNVKDHGPASWDVVDGLMKVKKSGGNIETKQKFKNYQLHIEFRVPESITGSGQARGNSGVFLASTGPGDDGYELQVLDSYQNSTYVNGMAGSIYKQAIPLANAARKPGEWNVYDIVWTAPTFNEDGSVKTPAYATVFWNGVIVENHFELKGQTLYIGKPFYKAYDSAPIKLQAHGDKSEPISFRNIWVRNLP, from the coding sequence ATGACGCGCAATCAGGTTTTCTCCCTCGTAGCAGTTTCGGCCCTCGCCTCGTTCAGTGCTTCCCTCGTCGCCCAACAGCCCACTCAGCCCAAGATGAAGCCGGAAGAAACCGAGATCTGGCAGCCGGTTCCCCCGGTTGTTACGCCCGCCAAAGACGCCGGCGCCGCGCCCTCTGACGCCATCGTCCTCTTCGACGGCAAGAACCTCGACGAATGGGTCAACGTCAAGGATCACGGCCCTGCTTCCTGGGACGTGGTTGACGGCCTTATGAAGGTCAAGAAGTCCGGCGGCAACATCGAAACCAAGCAGAAGTTCAAGAACTACCAGCTTCACATCGAGTTCCGCGTACCCGAGTCCATCACCGGCTCAGGCCAGGCCCGCGGCAACAGCGGAGTCTTCCTCGCCTCCACCGGCCCGGGGGACGACGGATACGAACTCCAGGTGCTCGACTCCTACCAGAACTCGACTTATGTGAACGGCATGGCCGGCAGCATCTACAAGCAGGCGATCCCGCTGGCTAATGCCGCGCGCAAGCCCGGCGAGTGGAACGTCTACGACATCGTCTGGACCGCGCCCACGTTCAACGAAGACGGCTCGGTCAAGACGCCCGCGTACGCCACCGTCTTCTGGAACGGCGTCATCGTCGAAAATCACTTCGAGCTGAAGGGTCAGACGCTCTACATCGGCAAGCCGTTCTACAAGGCCTACGACAGCGCGCCCATCAAGCTGCAGGCCCATGGGGACAAATCAGAGCCCATCAGCTTCCGCAACATCTGGGTCCGCAATCTGCCGTAA
- a CDS encoding rhamnulokinase — protein MSTKPARIAIDLGAESCRVSLLRWRGDTPQIELIHRLPNGPTHDGSSLRWPFDRIFAGLEEGLRKAADAAPEGVASIAVDGWAVDYVRLKAQGEPIANPFCYRDERTIATKERADQLISAASLFQKAGAQPLRINTLYQLMADPESGIDAHAPWVNLPEYVLHRLGGRRVAEYTNATHTGLVDIATGDWSHQLLDLFGIPADHLPPIVSTGTIVGRLNGPVAELPAFRSTQLVVPACHDTASAIAGIATDLDGTAYICSGTWSLVGTVVSSPIITEEALQAGYTNQGAAAGGFCFHTNVNGMWILKQCLESWRQAGRAWEISALIAQAEECDCAGIIPVDAAPLMLDGDMPERLNDELRKIGCATIENCAGNEPKFARLIFESLASRYKSAIESLESMLGRPIRRIHILGGGSQNQLLTRLTAQHTGLPVETGNVESSTIGNFAVQLAAAESPNGKLTLESLRRWALVLSESSVRQ, from the coding sequence GTGTCCACGAAGCCTGCCCGCATCGCCATCGACCTAGGCGCCGAAAGCTGCCGCGTTTCGCTGCTCCGCTGGCGAGGCGACACGCCGCAAATCGAGCTTATTCATCGCCTGCCGAACGGCCCGACCCATGACGGCTCTTCGCTTCGATGGCCGTTCGATCGCATCTTCGCCGGTCTTGAAGAAGGTCTGCGCAAAGCGGCAGATGCAGCGCCGGAAGGTGTGGCTTCGATCGCGGTGGATGGGTGGGCGGTCGACTACGTCCGCCTCAAGGCCCAGGGGGAGCCGATCGCGAATCCCTTCTGCTATCGGGACGAGCGTACGATCGCAACCAAAGAGCGCGCCGACCAGCTCATTTCTGCGGCCAGCCTGTTTCAGAAGGCGGGCGCGCAGCCGCTGCGCATCAATACCCTCTACCAGCTCATGGCCGATCCGGAGTCAGGCATCGATGCGCATGCTCCGTGGGTCAACCTGCCTGAGTATGTGCTGCACCGTCTGGGTGGCCGACGCGTTGCCGAGTACACTAACGCCACGCACACGGGCCTCGTCGACATCGCCACTGGCGACTGGTCGCATCAACTGCTTGATCTCTTCGGCATTCCCGCTGATCATCTGCCGCCGATCGTCTCAACGGGAACCATCGTCGGCCGTCTCAACGGCCCGGTCGCTGAGCTGCCAGCGTTTCGCAGCACGCAGCTCGTCGTTCCCGCGTGCCACGACACGGCGTCGGCCATCGCCGGCATCGCCACTGATCTCGATGGAACAGCCTACATCTGTTCCGGAACGTGGTCGCTGGTCGGTACGGTCGTTTCCTCGCCAATCATCACCGAAGAGGCCCTCCAAGCCGGCTACACCAACCAGGGCGCAGCCGCCGGCGGATTCTGCTTCCACACCAACGTCAATGGCATGTGGATCCTCAAGCAGTGTCTCGAGAGCTGGAGGCAGGCCGGCCGCGCCTGGGAGATCTCCGCGCTCATCGCCCAGGCCGAAGAGTGCGACTGCGCAGGCATTATTCCCGTTGATGCAGCGCCGCTCATGCTCGATGGAGATATGCCTGAGCGCCTGAATGATGAGCTTCGCAAGATCGGATGTGCGACGATCGAAAACTGCGCAGGCAACGAACCGAAGTTTGCGCGCCTCATCTTCGAGAGCCTCGCCAGCCGCTACAAGTCCGCCATCGAGAGTCTCGAATCAATGCTGGGCCGGCCCATTCGCCGCATTCACATTCTTGGCGGAGGCAGCCAGAACCAGCTCCTCACGCGCCTCACCGCCCAGCACACCGGCCTTCCCGTCGAAACCGGAAATGTCGAAAGCTCCACCATCGGCAACTTCGCCGTGCAACTCGCCGCAGCCGAATCGCCCAACGGCAAGCTCACACTGGAATCCCTCCGCCGCTGGGCACTTGTCCTCTCGGAGTCGAGCGTCAGGCAATAG
- a CDS encoding phosphoadenylyl-sulfate reductase, which translates to MSVAEIANEVAAKLENVRSALAQEITGAGDVCLTCSFQAEDVLLTKLAIAIDPAIPILFLDTGYHFTETYEYRDRIAREWNLNLVNLLPAQTVEQQEAQFGILYQSAPDQCCKLRKVEPLFKAVAEYRVWITGLRREQAKSRAALEERALFTLPGGKQVIKLAPLTEWTTRDVWHACEQLGIPRLSLYDRGYSSIGCEPCTSLPLDPNDPRSGRWAGRKVECGIHIEAGK; encoded by the coding sequence ATGAGCGTAGCCGAGATTGCAAATGAAGTAGCCGCGAAGTTGGAGAACGTGCGCAGCGCGCTCGCCCAGGAGATCACCGGCGCTGGAGATGTCTGCCTCACGTGCAGCTTTCAGGCCGAGGATGTGCTGCTGACAAAGCTGGCCATCGCCATCGATCCGGCGATTCCCATACTGTTCCTCGACACCGGCTATCACTTTACGGAGACGTACGAGTATCGCGATCGCATTGCGCGCGAGTGGAACCTGAATCTCGTGAACCTTTTGCCTGCGCAGACGGTCGAGCAGCAGGAGGCACAGTTCGGAATCCTCTATCAATCGGCTCCCGACCAGTGCTGCAAGCTTCGCAAGGTGGAGCCGCTGTTCAAGGCCGTCGCCGAGTATCGGGTCTGGATTACGGGATTGCGCCGCGAGCAGGCGAAGAGCAGGGCGGCACTTGAAGAGCGCGCGCTGTTCACGCTTCCTGGCGGCAAGCAGGTGATAAAACTCGCTCCGCTGACCGAGTGGACGACACGCGACGTCTGGCACGCATGCGAGCAGTTGGGAATTCCGCGGCTGTCTTTGTATGACCGCGGCTATTCGTCGATTGGCTGCGAGCCGTGCACATCGTTGCCGCTGGATCCAAACGATCCGCGGTCGGGACGGTGGGCCGGACGCAAGGTGGAGTGCGGCATCCATATCGAAGCAGGCAAATAG
- a CDS encoding glycosyl hydrolase, with amino-acid sequence MTFPWKKFVSTAVTLLLGFGAAAFAQSTTDPLKKGFEDPPQSARPRVWWHWMNGNITQEGIKADLEWMHRVGIAGYQNFDAALQTPQVVPKRLAYMTPDWKQAFVYATKLTDQLGMEEAIAGSPGWSETGGPWVPAEHGMKKYVWSETVVKGGQPFNGKLPHPPTNTGAFQNMAIHEQFGGEMQNPPQFYADAAVIAYRRAASDVPIDPEHAKITSSGGSEFDAAVLSDGDLEKTTKIPIPAKGSVSWVQYEFPAPQTIRAISYVTKDPNFIERMMVGTPEKNLEASDDGQNWRPVVSLNGGDAPEHTISFAAVTAKFFRVTFKATAPPPPPAWAEGFDASALGIKIPPPPKDYEVAEMALYAAPRVNRFEEKAAFVPAPDLYGFATPSVDAADAIKKADVVDLTSKMQQDGTLNWTAPDGDWVVLRFGYSLLGITNHPATKEATGLEVDKLDRRFVKDYFEKYLDSYKETVGPELMGKKGIRYVINDSWEAGSQNWTDNMIAQFKKLRGYDPTPWMPVLAGRVVESAEASDRFLWDFRKTIGDLIANEHYGQLEETLHERGMGHYGESHEGGRAFVADGMEVKKFNEIPMSAMWTQTPGVNKEQFGYNADDRESASVAHLYGQNLAAAESLTAAAAPWAWSPATLKPTADQELLNGINRFVIHESAHQPLVDPAKEPGLTLGPFGQWFNRNETWAEQAGAWINYLARSSYLLQQGHFGADLVYFYGEDSNLTAIFNDKSPDIPAGYGFDYINADGLIHELGVSNGQLTTKSGMRYKVLGLDAYSKHMSLPVLRAIYKLAQDGAVIAGAKPADDPSLSDDAAEFSKLNNELFGDGTGVRKVGKGTVYAGQPLAAVFDALQLKPDFDYTKPQKDNELRFVHRKLADGDLYFVDNRGDNEATVDATFRVTGKAPELWRAETGTSEPASFNIADGRTTVPLHLEPWGTVFVVFRKATAEKSHTVPKPTETKVASVEGPWQVAFQSGRGAPPSITMDTLTAWNESSDPGVKYFGGVGTYTKTIQASADWFSKGSHLWLDLGDVKNLAEVSVNGKDLGVVWHAPYRIDVTSALKPGKNDVVITVVNAWVNRFIGDEQPGATKITFADVKPYRAKSPLLPSGLIGPVAVVRSEAK; translated from the coding sequence ATGACCTTCCCTTGGAAGAAATTTGTTTCCACTGCAGTCACTCTTCTGCTCGGCTTTGGTGCGGCGGCCTTCGCCCAGAGCACGACTGACCCTTTGAAGAAGGGTTTCGAGGACCCGCCTCAAAGCGCGCGTCCTCGCGTGTGGTGGCACTGGATGAACGGCAACATCACGCAGGAGGGCATCAAGGCCGATCTCGAGTGGATGCATCGCGTCGGGATCGCCGGTTATCAGAACTTCGACGCCGCGCTGCAGACTCCGCAGGTTGTGCCGAAGCGGCTGGCCTATATGACGCCCGATTGGAAGCAGGCCTTTGTCTATGCCACGAAGCTGACTGATCAGCTGGGAATGGAAGAAGCCATTGCCGGGTCGCCCGGATGGAGCGAGACGGGAGGGCCCTGGGTTCCCGCTGAGCACGGGATGAAGAAATACGTCTGGAGCGAGACGGTTGTGAAGGGAGGGCAGCCGTTCAATGGGAAGCTGCCACATCCTCCTACGAACACCGGCGCGTTCCAGAACATGGCCATTCATGAGCAATTTGGCGGAGAGATGCAGAATCCGCCGCAGTTCTATGCGGATGCAGCGGTCATCGCCTATCGCCGCGCAGCGTCGGACGTGCCGATCGATCCGGAACACGCGAAGATCACGTCCAGCGGCGGCTCCGAGTTTGACGCCGCTGTGCTAAGTGATGGGGACCTGGAGAAGACCACAAAGATTCCGATCCCGGCCAAAGGTTCGGTGTCGTGGGTGCAGTATGAATTCCCTGCTCCGCAGACGATCCGCGCGATCTCGTACGTGACCAAGGATCCGAACTTCATCGAGCGAATGATGGTGGGAACGCCCGAGAAGAATCTGGAAGCGAGCGACGACGGCCAGAACTGGCGGCCTGTGGTGAGTCTCAATGGCGGCGATGCGCCGGAACACACCATTTCGTTTGCAGCAGTGACAGCCAAGTTCTTCCGCGTCACCTTTAAAGCTACCGCTCCGCCACCGCCACCGGCTTGGGCCGAGGGCTTCGATGCCTCGGCACTGGGGATCAAGATTCCACCTCCGCCGAAGGATTACGAAGTTGCGGAGATGGCGCTCTATGCTGCGCCGCGCGTGAACCGGTTCGAAGAGAAAGCAGCGTTTGTACCTGCTCCAGACCTCTACGGATTTGCGACGCCATCAGTCGACGCGGCCGATGCGATCAAGAAGGCTGACGTCGTCGATCTCACTTCGAAGATGCAGCAGGATGGCACGCTCAACTGGACGGCTCCGGATGGCGATTGGGTGGTGCTTCGCTTTGGCTACTCTCTGCTTGGCATTACGAACCATCCCGCAACCAAGGAGGCTACCGGACTCGAAGTGGACAAGCTCGATCGCCGCTTCGTAAAGGACTATTTCGAGAAGTATCTCGACAGCTACAAGGAGACGGTGGGTCCCGAGCTGATGGGCAAGAAAGGCATCCGCTACGTCATCAACGACAGCTGGGAGGCCGGCTCGCAGAACTGGACTGACAACATGATTGCGCAGTTCAAGAAACTGCGCGGCTACGATCCCACGCCGTGGATGCCGGTGCTTGCAGGCCGCGTGGTGGAGAGCGCCGAGGCCAGCGACCGCTTCCTGTGGGACTTCCGTAAGACTATCGGCGACCTGATCGCCAACGAACACTATGGGCAGCTTGAAGAGACGCTGCACGAGCGCGGCATGGGCCACTACGGCGAGTCGCATGAAGGCGGCCGCGCCTTCGTCGCTGACGGCATGGAAGTGAAGAAGTTCAATGAGATCCCGATGTCTGCCATGTGGACGCAGACGCCGGGCGTGAACAAGGAACAGTTTGGCTACAACGCGGATGATCGCGAATCCGCGTCTGTGGCCCACCTTTATGGGCAGAACCTTGCTGCGGCTGAATCGCTTACGGCGGCTGCCGCGCCATGGGCGTGGTCACCGGCAACGCTGAAACCCACCGCCGATCAAGAACTGCTCAACGGCATCAACCGCTTCGTGATTCACGAGTCGGCTCACCAGCCGCTGGTGGATCCGGCGAAGGAGCCAGGTCTTACGCTTGGGCCGTTCGGCCAGTGGTTCAATCGCAACGAAACATGGGCGGAGCAGGCCGGCGCGTGGATCAACTATCTGGCCCGCTCGAGCTACCTGCTGCAGCAGGGCCACTTCGGCGCGGACCTTGTTTACTTCTACGGTGAAGATTCGAACCTGACGGCAATCTTCAATGACAAGTCGCCTGACATTCCAGCCGGCTATGGCTTCGACTACATCAACGCAGACGGGCTGATTCATGAATTGGGCGTCTCGAATGGCCAGCTCACCACGAAGAGCGGTATGCGCTACAAGGTGCTTGGCCTGGATGCCTACAGCAAGCACATGTCGCTGCCGGTGCTGCGCGCCATCTACAAGCTTGCGCAGGATGGCGCAGTGATCGCCGGCGCCAAGCCTGCAGACGATCCCAGCCTCTCTGATGATGCCGCTGAATTCTCAAAGCTCAACAACGAGCTCTTCGGCGACGGAACCGGCGTGCGCAAGGTGGGCAAGGGCACGGTCTATGCAGGCCAGCCGCTGGCCGCTGTGTTCGATGCGCTGCAGCTCAAGCCCGACTTCGACTACACCAAGCCGCAGAAGGATAACGAACTGCGGTTCGTACATCGCAAACTGGCGGACGGCGATCTCTACTTTGTCGACAATCGCGGCGACAACGAAGCTACAGTCGATGCCACTTTCCGGGTGACCGGCAAGGCGCCGGAACTCTGGCGTGCTGAGACTGGCACCAGCGAGCCTGCATCGTTCAACATCGCCGACGGCCGCACCACGGTTCCGCTGCACCTGGAGCCATGGGGCACCGTGTTCGTGGTCTTCCGCAAGGCTACGGCGGAAAAGTCACACACTGTTCCCAAGCCGACCGAGACGAAGGTCGCTTCTGTCGAAGGCCCGTGGCAGGTTGCATTCCAGTCTGGCCGCGGCGCGCCGCCCTCCATCACGATGGACACGCTCACCGCCTGGAACGAGAGCAGCGATCCCGGCGTGAAGTACTTTGGCGGCGTGGGAACCTACACCAAAACGATCCAGGCATCAGCCGACTGGTTCAGCAAGGGCTCGCATCTCTGGCTTGACCTAGGCGATGTGAAGAACCTAGCGGAAGTCTCGGTGAACGGAAAGGACCTCGGTGTGGTCTGGCATGCGCCTTATCGGATCGATGTCACGTCGGCGCTCAAGCCGGGCAAGAACGATGTCGTCATCACGGTGGTGAACGCCTGGGTGAATCGCTTCATTGGCGACGAGCAGCCCGGCGCGACCAAAATCACCTTTGCCGATGTGAAACCGTACCGGGCGAAATCGCCGCTGCTGCCTTCGGGCCTGATTGGACCGGTAGCTGTGGTTCGCTCGGAAGCGAAGTAA
- a CDS encoding substrate-binding domain-containing protein, with the protein MSKTKIKRLYLIPILSKALDVLELLEQTNAPVALEDVYQQTKISKTSVYRILKTLVHRGYVAQGQNGQYRLVSRPRRLRFGFAAQSAEMPFSVAVGNSVSSAAAAAGIELLTLDNRYDPDVAIKNAEQFVKERVDLVLEFQVEEHVAPHVAHIFKKADIPLVAIDIPHPNATYFGVDNFEVGYEAGALLAQYACNKWKGKVDWVLGIGFSEAGSFVQSRITGAFEGIRERLDQVPADRFLRLEGRGMRQPSFVAVSEFLRNQRKGQRTLVAAATDSSALGVLDAARQAGREQDIAIVGQDCIPEVLDEMRSGKSAIIGSVSHGAESYGPRLIQLGIALLRGHIVPPYNYVRHRVVTPETLGSADPDNHNGTDQSSEREPASAL; encoded by the coding sequence TTGTCGAAAACTAAGATCAAGCGGCTTTACCTTATCCCGATTCTCTCCAAGGCGCTCGACGTGCTTGAACTGCTCGAACAGACCAACGCACCCGTTGCTCTGGAAGACGTCTACCAGCAGACCAAGATTTCGAAGACCAGTGTCTATCGCATCTTGAAGACGCTCGTGCATCGCGGGTATGTCGCGCAGGGGCAGAACGGGCAGTACCGGCTCGTCTCGCGACCGCGGCGGCTGCGTTTCGGCTTCGCTGCGCAGAGCGCCGAGATGCCCTTCTCCGTTGCTGTCGGCAACAGCGTTTCTTCGGCTGCGGCGGCTGCCGGCATCGAGCTGCTCACGCTCGACAACCGCTACGATCCGGATGTTGCCATCAAGAATGCGGAGCAGTTCGTGAAGGAGCGCGTCGACCTAGTCCTCGAGTTCCAGGTGGAAGAGCATGTCGCTCCGCACGTCGCGCACATCTTCAAGAAGGCTGACATTCCTCTCGTGGCGATCGACATCCCCCACCCCAACGCGACCTACTTTGGGGTCGATAACTTCGAAGTGGGATACGAGGCAGGGGCGCTGCTCGCGCAGTACGCCTGCAACAAGTGGAAGGGCAAGGTCGACTGGGTACTCGGCATCGGCTTCAGCGAGGCTGGATCGTTTGTGCAGAGCCGCATCACCGGCGCATTTGAGGGAATCCGCGAACGGCTCGACCAGGTTCCCGCCGACCGCTTCCTGCGCCTTGAAGGCCGCGGCATGCGCCAACCAAGCTTCGTTGCTGTCTCGGAGTTTCTGCGCAATCAGCGCAAGGGGCAGCGCACGCTGGTGGCCGCCGCGACTGATTCGAGCGCTCTCGGCGTTCTGGACGCAGCGCGCCAAGCCGGACGCGAGCAGGACATCGCCATCGTCGGCCAGGACTGCATTCCTGAGGTGCTCGACGAGATGCGCAGCGGCAAGAGCGCCATTATCGGTTCCGTCTCGCATGGAGCCGAGAGCTACGGCCCGCGCCTCATCCAGCTCGGCATCGCACTGCTGCGCGGACACATCGTGCCGCCGTATAACTACGTCCGCCACCGCGTCGTCACGCCGGAGACTCTGGGCTCCGCCGACCCCGACAATCACAATGGAACCGACCAGAGCTCCGAGCGCGAACCCGCTTCGGCTCTCTGA
- a CDS encoding sulfite exporter TauE/SafE family protein → MEYLIGFLIALFIALTGVGAGTITVPILVLFLGVPAPIAVGIGLTFSAAVKLILVPAQVARKNVAWRTLGWMLLGGAPGVLIGSLFLKHLVTAGSQNLLNGLLGAILVTTASWQLLFSFRPMHQKVNTPDRTRWLAWLMLPVGAEVGFSSAGAGALGSAALLSLTALEPAQVVGTDIAFGFLVSLLGSGAHWFGHGADSGLLLHLIAGGAFGAIAGTMLSARVPRRPLRLALWIWLLVLGGQFLFNSYETHAAAQRQDSSKVSAGRHP, encoded by the coding sequence TTGGAATATCTCATTGGATTTTTGATCGCGCTGTTTATCGCGCTCACCGGCGTCGGCGCCGGAACCATCACGGTGCCGATTCTGGTGCTGTTCCTCGGCGTGCCTGCGCCCATCGCAGTGGGAATCGGTCTGACCTTCTCCGCGGCTGTGAAGTTGATCCTCGTACCGGCGCAGGTGGCGCGCAAGAACGTGGCGTGGCGCACGCTGGGATGGATGCTGCTGGGAGGTGCGCCCGGCGTGCTGATTGGGTCTCTGTTCCTGAAGCACCTTGTCACCGCGGGCTCACAGAATCTTTTGAACGGCCTGCTTGGTGCGATCCTGGTGACCACGGCTAGCTGGCAGCTGCTGTTCTCGTTCCGCCCGATGCATCAGAAGGTGAACACTCCGGACCGCACACGCTGGCTCGCATGGCTCATGCTTCCGGTCGGCGCGGAAGTTGGATTCTCATCCGCCGGCGCGGGCGCTCTGGGCAGCGCTGCGCTGCTGAGCCTTACAGCGCTGGAGCCGGCGCAGGTGGTGGGAACGGACATCGCCTTCGGATTCCTTGTATCGCTGCTGGGAAGCGGAGCGCACTGGTTTGGCCACGGAGCGGACTCGGGCTTGCTGCTGCATCTGATTGCCGGCGGTGCGTTTGGGGCCATTGCCGGAACGATGCTGAGTGCGCGGGTTCCCCGGCGGCCGCTGCGATTGGCCCTTTGGATATGGCTCCTGGTTCTGGGCGGACAATTCCTGTTCAACAGCTATGAGACACACGCGGCAGCGCAGCGCCAGGACTCGAGCAAGGTCAGCGCGGGCCGCCATCCCTAG
- the cysN gene encoding sulfate adenylyltransferase subunit CysN, whose protein sequence is MATAVIERFSIEEFLELERNKDLLRFSTAGSVDDGKSTLIGRLLYDTQSVYEDQVRSIEGKGTTAPGQIDFALLTDGLRAEREQGITIDVAYRYFSTAKRKFIIADTPGHEQYTRNMATGASTADATVVLIDASKGVLVQSRRHAYIASLLRVRHAIVAVNKMDLIGYDEGAFRAIEKDFRAVLATIAENTGTAVEAVFVPVSALAGDNVVHRTDAMPWYEGPSLLEVLESLPSSRATQDEAFRFPVQRVVRPNHTFRGFAGQIASGVIRVGDAITVQPSGRSAKVQRIVTWDGDLKEAHAPLSVTLVLDSEVDISRGDLITAAGPSAQVSRDVTASVVWMDARPLEIGRKYLIKHTSHTAPAVVSSLEHRTNVALLERELATTLEMNDIGSVRLRLLRPMALDSYAENRATGAFILIDPQTNGTVAAGMVTGIAATEQADDAPDAWGQVTAGEREARWGHRGGVLELSGPATLINAIERSLFTIGVVSARVGLDDDLRQPALLGTLIDVQTRSGILTLLIRENEGDELTARVETESVSLDANEPMHAISAVHQLLNRAGIFVSAEGANL, encoded by the coding sequence ATGGCTACGGCAGTTATCGAACGCTTCTCTATTGAAGAATTTCTGGAGCTGGAGCGCAACAAGGACCTGCTGCGGTTTTCGACCGCGGGCAGCGTGGATGACGGTAAGTCGACGCTGATCGGGCGCCTGCTCTACGACACGCAGTCGGTGTATGAAGACCAGGTGCGGTCGATTGAAGGCAAGGGCACAACAGCTCCGGGCCAGATCGACTTTGCGCTTCTCACGGACGGCCTTCGCGCCGAGCGCGAGCAGGGCATCACCATCGATGTGGCGTACCGCTACTTCTCGACCGCGAAACGCAAGTTCATCATTGCCGATACGCCGGGGCACGAGCAGTACACGCGCAACATGGCAACGGGCGCATCGACTGCGGATGCTACGGTGGTGCTGATCGACGCGAGCAAGGGCGTGCTGGTGCAATCGCGCCGTCATGCGTATATTGCGTCGCTGCTGCGAGTGCGCCATGCGATTGTCGCCGTGAACAAAATGGATTTGATCGGCTACGACGAGGGTGCTTTCCGCGCGATTGAGAAGGACTTCCGCGCAGTGCTGGCGACGATCGCGGAGAACACCGGGACGGCGGTCGAGGCGGTCTTTGTTCCAGTGAGCGCGCTTGCAGGAGATAACGTCGTTCATCGCACCGATGCGATGCCGTGGTATGAAGGGCCGTCGCTGCTCGAAGTGCTGGAGTCGCTTCCGTCTTCACGCGCAACACAGGACGAGGCATTCCGTTTTCCGGTGCAGCGGGTGGTTCGGCCGAATCATACGTTTCGTGGATTCGCGGGGCAGATTGCTTCGGGTGTGATTCGTGTGGGTGACGCGATCACTGTGCAGCCCTCGGGCCGCAGCGCAAAGGTGCAGCGCATCGTTACGTGGGACGGCGATCTGAAGGAGGCGCATGCGCCTCTTTCGGTGACGCTGGTGCTCGACAGCGAAGTCGATATCAGCCGCGGCGATCTGATTACTGCGGCGGGGCCTTCGGCGCAGGTGAGCCGGGATGTTACGGCGTCGGTTGTGTGGATGGACGCGCGTCCGTTGGAGATCGGGCGGAAGTACCTGATCAAGCACACGAGCCACACGGCGCCCGCGGTCGTCTCGTCGCTTGAGCATCGCACCAATGTGGCGCTGCTGGAGCGCGAATTGGCTACCACGCTGGAGATGAACGACATCGGATCCGTCCGCTTGAGGCTACTGCGGCCGATGGCGCTGGATAGCTATGCGGAGAATCGCGCGACCGGTGCGTTCATTCTGATCGACCCGCAGACCAACGGGACCGTGGCCGCAGGCATGGTGACGGGGATCGCGGCAACCGAGCAGGCCGATGATGCGCCGGATGCGTGGGGCCAAGTAACGGCAGGCGAACGCGAGGCGCGATGGGGACATCGCGGCGGCGTGCTCGAGCTTAGCGGTCCGGCAACACTCATCAATGCGATTGAGCGGTCGTTGTTCACCATTGGGGTGGTGTCCGCGCGCGTGGGCCTCGACGATGACCTCAGGCAGCCGGCACTGCTCGGCACATTGATCGACGTGCAGACGCGTTCGGGGATCCTGACGCTGCTCATCCGCGAAAACGAAGGCGATGAGTTGACCGCGCGCGTGGAGACGGAATCGGTCAGCTTGGATGCGAACGAGCCGATGCACGCTATATCGGCGGTGCACCAACTACTGAATCGTGCAGGGATCTTTGTTTCTGCAGAAGGGGCCAACCTGTAA